One Pogoniulus pusillus isolate bPogPus1 chromosome 22, bPogPus1.pri, whole genome shotgun sequence DNA segment encodes these proteins:
- the LOC135185081 gene encoding protocadherin beta-16-like isoform X5 — protein sequence MPRRRENSDRLLWRGMAWNGRRSRGSPRQVIVFLLCVCVWQSAAESLRYSLPEEMERDSLVGNIAQDLGLAPSQLAARKARVVSEGSQQLFRLNPSSGVLTAKESLDREEICPQSETCTLFFKVFLDNPLELIRGEVEVLDVNDNSPVFPSKEMVLKIPETTPSGFRLPLERAQDKDEGSNSVQNYSLGYDSHFSLAVKSGNDGVKYPELVLERQLDREEKPEINLVVTATDGGSPARSETAQVRIVVLDANDNIPAFSSEVYEVRLAENSPPGHLMVKVSATDLDEGSNGKVHYAFTETSKGSQQLFDLNPDTGEIRVSGILDFEEMKKHEMMVKATDGGGLFSHCKVQVEVIDVNDNAPEIQLTSHTASIPEDAPPRTVVALFRVWDRDSGDNGRTECTIDGDLPFILTPTFDNYYELRTSAALDRETRAEYNISIRATDWGQRRLSALESLWVQVGDVNDNAPAFSQELYSLWVTENNRPMVRIGRVQASDADAGSNARVQYALVRGEGAEQPALSVNAESGEVYVVRALDYERLRALEVRVRATDGGWPALSAQAVLRVLVRDENDNAPVVLHPGGESGAGAGELVPRWAPAGYLVAKVVAVDADAGQNAWLSYELAKATEPGLFRLGPHSGELRTARAVAERDAPRHSLVVLVRDRGQPPRSASATLAVALLRDFSDAHASLAHHPPPHEPDHTLTLYLIACLACVSALCLATGLAALLTKLRRDRRKRAEPLPTFPTAVADSDAGSLPRSLVYDVCLAAGTLSSDFRFLGPFLPCFPAGVPPGAAPQRSSVCSQEPNNIGEGGDWAAQAPLSEDTGPRPVEEACPANRGVEPNVSSEQNPWLTHQ from the exons ATGCCGAGAAGACGGGAGAACTCTGACCGGCTTTTGTGGAGAGGAATGGCGTGGAACGGGAGACggagcagaggcagccccaGGCAAGTGATCGTCTTCCTTCTGTGCGTTTGCGTGTGGCAGAGTGCGGCCGAAAGCCTCCGCTATTCTCTGccggaggagatggagagggactcGTTGGTGGGCAATATCGCGCAGGACCTGGGGCTTGCTCCGAGCCAGCTGGCGGCTCGCAAGGCGCGCGTTGTGTCCGAGGGGAGCCAGCAGCTTTTCCGCCTGAACCCGAGCAGCGGAGTGCTGACGGCCAAGGAGTCTCTGGACCGAGAGGAGATCTGTCCCCAGAGCGAGACCTGCACGCTTTTCTTTAAGGTATTCTTGGACAATCCTTTAGAGCTGATCCGAGGTGAGGTGGAGGTTCTTGATGTGAACGACAATTCCCCTGTTTTCCCAAGTAAGGAGATGGTTTTAAAGATTCCTGAAACTACACCTTCTGGGTTTCGTTTGCCACTAGAAAGAGCACAAGATAAGGATGAGGGCAGTAACAGTGTGCAGAACTACAGCCTCGGATACGATTCGCATTTCTCCCTTGCTGTGAAATCAGGGAATGATGGAGTAAAATACCCAGAGCTCGTCTTAGAGCGCCAGCTGGACCGTGAAGAAAAGCCAGAGATTAATCTAGTCGTGACAGCCACTGACGGGGGCTCTCCAGCGAGATCAGAAACTGCTCAGGTCCGAATCGTGGTGTTGGATGCCAATGACAACATTCCCGCGTTTAGCAGTGAAGTCTACGAGGTGCGCCTCGCTGAGAACAGCCCTCCGGGACACCTAATGGTCAAAGTCTCGGCCACAGATCTCGATGAGGGGTCCAACGGGAAAGTGCACTACGCGTTCACAGAGACGTCAAAGGGCTCCCAGCAGCTATTCGACCTGAACCCTGACACGGGGGAGATTCGAGTGTCGGGCATCCTGGACtttgaagaaatgaaaaaacacGAGATGATGGTGAAAGCCACCGACGGCGGAGGATTATTCTCGCACTGCAAAGTGCAGGTGGAAGTCATAGACGTGAATGACAATGCCCCGGAGATACAGCTGACCTCACACACTGCCTCCATTCCAGAGGACGCTCCGCCACGCACCGTCGTGGCACTCTTCAGAGTGTGGGACCGGGACTCAGGCGACAACGGCAGAACAGAGTGCACCATCGACGGAGACTTGCCCTTCATTCTCACCCCCACTTTCGATAATTACTACGAGCTGAGAACCAGCGCGGCGCTGGACAGGGAGACGAGGGCAGAGTACAACATCAGCATCCGAGCGACGGACTGGGGCCAGCGGCGCCTGAGCGCCCTTGAAAGCCTGTGGGTGCAGGTGGGGGACGTGAACGACAACGCCCCCGCCTTCAGCCAGGAGCTGTACAGCCTGTGGGTGACGGAGAACAACAGGCCGATGGTGCGCATCGGGCGCGTGCAGGCGAGCGACGCGGACGCGGGCAGCAACGCGCGCGTGCAGTACGCGCTGGTGCGCGGGGAGGGCGCGGAGCAGCCCGCGCTGTCGGTGAACGCGGAGAGCGGCGAGGTGTACGTGGTGCGGGCGCTGGACTACGAGCGGCTGCGCGCCTTGGAGGTGCGGGTGCGCGCCACGGACGGCGGCTGGCCGGCGCTGAGCGCGCAGGCGGTGCTGCGCGTGCTGGTGCGCGACGAGAACGACAACGCGCCGGTGGTGCTGCACCCGGGCGGCGAGAGCGGCGCGGGCGCGGGCGAGCTGGTGCCGCGCTGGGCGCCGGCGGGCTACCTGGTGGCCAAGGTGGTGGCGGTGGACGCGGACGCGGGCCAGAACGCCTGGCTGTCGTACGAGCTGGCCAAGGCCACGGAGCCGGGGCTCTTCCGCCTCGGGCCGCACAGCGGCGAGCTGCGCACGGCCAGGGCCGTGGCCGAGCGCGACGCGCCCCGACACAGCCTCGTCGTGCTCGTGCGAGACCGCGGCCAGCCGCCGCGCTCGGCCAGCGCCACCCTCGCCGTCGCCCTGCTCCGCGACTTCTCCGACGCCCACGCAAGCCTCGCCCACCACCCGCCGCCCCACGAGCCCGACCACACGCTCACGCTCTACCTCATCGCCTGCCTGGCCTGCGTCTCCGCGCTCTGCCTGGCCACCGGCCTGGCCGCGCTGCTCACGAAGCTGCGGCGGGACCGGCGCAAGCGCGCCGAGCCCTTGCCCACCTTCCCGACGGCTGTGGCCGACAGCGACGCGGGTTCCCTTCCCCGCAGCCTGGTCTACGACGTCTGCTTGGCCGCCGGCACCCTGAGCAGCGACTTTCGCTTCCTCGGACCCTTCTTGCCCTGCTTCCCGGCCGGTGTGCCCCCCGGCGCTGCCCCACAGCGGAGCTCGGTGTGCTCGCAAGAGCCGAACAACATCGGAGAAGGAGGAGACTGGGCTGCACAG gctcCCCTCTCTGAAGACACAGGTCCCAGACCTGTTGAAGAAGCTTGTCCTGCAAACAGGGGGGTGGAGCCGAATGTCAGTTCTGAACAAAACCCTTGGCTCACCCATCAGTAA
- the LOC135185083 gene encoding protocadherin beta-15-like: MAWNGRRSGGSPRQVIVFLLCVCVWQSAAESLRYSLAEEMERDSLVGNIAQDLGLAPSQLAARKARVVSEGSQQLFRLNPSSGVLTAKESLDREEICPQSETCTLLFTLFLDNPLELIRGEVEVLDVNDNSPVFPSKEMVLKIPETTPSGFRLPLEKAQDKDEGSNSVQNYSLGYDSHFSLSVKSGNDGVKYPELVLERQLDREEKPEINLLLTATDGGSPPRSATGLVRIVVLDANDNIPAYNREVYEVRLAENSAIGELVVSVSATDLDEGSNGKVHYALTETSKGSQQLFDLNPDTGDIRVAGKLDFEEMKKHDMTVRATDGGGLFSHCKVQVEVTDVNDNAPEIQLTSHTASILEDAPPRTVVALFSVRDRDSGDNGRVDCTIDGDLPFTLTPTFGNFYELRTSAALDRETRAEYNISIRATDWGQRRLSALESLWVQVGDVNDNAPAFSQELYSLWVTENNRPMVRIGRVQASDADAGSNARVQYALVRGEGAEQPALSVNAESGEVYVVRALDYERLRALEVRVRATDGGWPALSAQAVLRVLVRDENDNAPVVLHPGGESGAGAGELVPRWAPAGYLVAKVVAVDADAGQNAWLSYELAKATEPGLFRLGPHSGELRTARAVAERDAPRHSLVVLVRDRGQPPRSASATLAVALLRDFSDAHVSLAHDPPPHEPDHTLTLYLIACLACVSALCLATGLAALLMKLRRDRRKRAEPLPTFPTAVADSDAGSLPRSLVYDVCLATGTLSSDFRFLGPFLPCFPAGVPPGAAPQRSSVSSEDPTNIRGGDDWAAQGRAPLSEGAGPTLAEEACPANTRVELSVSSDQNPWLTHQ; this comes from the exons ATGGCGTGGAACGGGAGACGGAGCGGAGGCAGCCCCAGGCAAGTGATCGTCTTCCTTCTGTGCGTTTGCGTGTGGCAGAGCGCGGCCGAAAGCCTCCGCTATTCTCTGgcggaggagatggagagggactcGTTGGTGGGCAATATCGCGCAGGACCTGGGGCTTGCTCCGAGCCAGCTGGCGGCTCGCAAGGCGCGCGTTGTGTCCGAGGGGAGCCAGCAGCTTTTCCGCCTGAACCCGAGCAGCGGAGTCCTGACGGCCAAGGAGTCTCTGGACCGGGAGGAGATCTGTCCGCAGAGCGAGACTTGCACACTGCTCTTTACGCTGTTCCTTGACAATCCGTTGGAGCTTATCCGAGGTGAGGTGGAGGTTCTTGATGTGAACGACAATTCCCCTGTGTTCCCAAGTAAGGAGATGGTTTTAAAGATTCCTGAAACTACACCTTCTGGGTTTCGTTTGCCACTAGAAAAAGCACAAGATAAGGATGAGGGCAGTAACAGTGTGCAGAACTACAGCCTCGGATACGATTCGCATTTCTCCCTTTCTGTGAAATCAGGGAATGATGGAGTAAAATACCCAGAGCTCGTCTTAGAGCGCCAGCTGGACCGTGAAGAAAAGCCAGAGATTAATCTACTCCTGACAGCCACTGACGGGGGCTCTCCACCTAGGTCAGCAACCGGTCTGGTTCGAATTGTTGTGTTGGATGCTAATGACAACATTCCCGCGTATAATAGGGAAGTCTACGAGGTGCGCCTGGCAGAGAACAGCGCCATAGGAGAGCTGGTGGTCAGCGTTTCCGCCACAGATCTCGATGAGGGGTCCAACGGGAAAGTGCACTACGCGCTCACAGAGACATCTAAGGGCTCCCAGCAGCTATTCGACCTGAACCCTGACACGGGGGATATTCGAGTGGCAGGAAAACTGGACtttgaagaaatgaaaaaacacGACATGACTGTGAGAGCCACCGACGGCGGAGGATTATTCTCGCATTGCAAAGTGCAGGTGGAAGTCACGGACGTAAATGACAATGCCCCGGAGATACAGCTGACCTCACACACTGCCTCCATTCTAGAGGACGCTCCGCCACGCACCGTCGTGGCACTCTTCAGCGTGCGAGACCGGGATTCCGGCGACAACGGCAGGGTGGACTGCACCATTGATGGAGACTTGCCCTTCACTCTCACACCCACCTTCGGGAATTTCTACGAGCTGAGAACCAGCGCGGCGCTGGACAGGGAGACGAGGGCAGAGTACAACATCAGCATCCGAGCGACGGACTGGGGCCAGCGGCGCCTGAGCGCCCTTGAAAGCCTGTGGGTGCAGGTGGGGGACGTGAACGACAACGCCCCCGCCTTCAGCCAGGAGCTGTACAGCCTGTGGGTGACGGAGAACAACAGGCCGATGGTGCGCATCGGGCGCGTGCAGGCGAGCGACGCGGACGCGGGCAGCAACGCGCGCGTGCAGTACGCGCTGGTGCGCGGGGAGGGCGCGGAGCAGCCCGCGCTGTCGGTGAACGCGGAGAGCGGCGAGGTGTACGTGGTGCGGGCGCTGGACTACGAGCGGCTGCGCGCCTTGGAGGTGCGGGTGCGCGCCACGGACGGCGGCTGGCCGGCGCTGAGCGCGCAGGCGGTGCTGCGCGTGCTGGTGCGCGACGAGAACGACAACGCGCCGGTGGTGCTGCACCCGGGCGGCGAGAGCGGCGCGGGCGCGGGCGAGCTGGTGCCGCGCTGGGCGCCGGCGGGCTACCTGGTGGCCAAGGTGGTGGCGGTGGACGCGGACGCGGGCCAGAACGCCTGGCTGTCGTACGAGCTGGCCAAGGCCACGGAGCCGGGGCTCTTCCGCCTCGGGCCGCACAGCGGCGAGCTGCGCACGGCCAGGGCCGTGGCCGAGCGCGACGCGCCCCGACACAGCCTCGTCGTGCTCGTGCGAGACCGCGGCCAGCCGCCGCGCTCGGCCAGCGCCACCCTCGCCGTCGCCCTGCTCCGCGACTTCTCCGACGCCCACGTAAGCCTCGCCCACGACCCGCCGCCCCACGAGCCCGACCACACGCTCACGCTCTACCTCATCGCCTGCCTGGCCTGCGTCTCCGCGCTCTGCCTGGCCACCGGCCTGGCCGCGCTGCTCATGAAGCTGCGGCGGGACCGGCGCAAGCGCGCCGAGCCCTTGCCCACCTTCCCGACGGCTGTGGCCGACAGCGACGCGGGCTCCCTTCCCCGCAGCCTGGTGTACGACGTCTGCTTGGCCACCGGCACCCTGAGCAGCGACTTTCGCTTCCTCGGACCCTTCTTGCCCTGCTTCCCGGCCGGTGTGCCCCCTGGCGCAGCCCCACAACGGAGCTCTGTGTCCTCGGAAGATCCGACCAACATCCGTGGAGGAGACGACTGGGCTGCACAG ggcagagctccccTTTCTGAAGGCGCAGGTCCCACACTTGCAGAAGAAGCTTGTCCTGCAAACACTAGGGTAGAACTAAGTGTCAGTTCTGACCAAAACCCTTGGCTCACCCATCAGTAA
- the LOC135185081 gene encoding protocadherin beta-15-like isoform X1 has product MQMPGRAEDSAWVFLRGMAWNGRRSGGSPRQVIVFLLCVCVWQSAAESLRYSLAEEMERDSLVGNIAQDLGLAPSQLAARKARVVSEGSQQLFRLNPSSGVLTAKETLDREEICPQSETCTLFFKVLLDNPLQLIRGEVEVVDVNDNSPVFPEKEIGLEILETTPPGFRFILESAMDKDVGTNGLQNYSLESNSYFSLDLRTGKDGMKYPELVLDRHLDREEQPKMNLLLTATDGGFPPRSGTTLIGIVVLDANDNMPVFSREVYEVRLAENSPPGQLVVRVAATDPDEGSFGKVQYTFSRTLEGSQHVFELNSDTGEIRVTGKLDYEEMKKHEMVVKATDGGGLFTQCKVQVEVVDVNDNAPEIQLTSHTASIPEDAPPRTVVALFSVRDLDVGDNGRTECTIEGDFPFSLTPTFDNYYELRTSAALDRETTAEYNLSIRATDWGQPRLSALESLWVQVGDVNDNAPAFSQELYSLWVTENNRPMVRIGRVQASDADAGSNARVQYALVRGEGAEQPALSVNAESGEVYVVRALDYERLRALEVRVRATDGGWPALSAQAVLRVLVRDENDNAPVVLHPGGESGAGAGELVPRWAPAGYLVAKVVAVDADAGQNAWLSYELAKATEPGLFRLGPHSGELRTARAVAERDAPRHSLVVLVRDRGQPPRSASATLAVALLRDFSDAHASLAHDPPPHEPDHTLTLYLIACLACVSALCLATGLAALLTKLRRDRRKRAEPLPTFPTAVPDSDAGSLPRSLVYDVCLATGTLSSDFRFLGPFLPCFPAEVPPGAAPQRISVCSQDPTNVMEGGNCASQDPLSKDMGLGSLEAACSANKGVDLQAPLSKDTGPRPAEAACPANVGMDPSTASDQKHWLTHE; this is encoded by the exons ATGCAAATGCCGGGAAGAGCGGAGGATTCtgcctgggtttttttgagaGGAATGGCGTGGAACGGGAGACGGAGCGGAGGCAGCCCCAGGCAAGTGATCGTCTTCCTTCTGTGCGTTTGCGTGTGGCAGAGCGCGGCCGAAAGCCTCCGCTATTCTCTGgcggaggagatggagagggactcGTTGGTGGGCAATATCGCGCAGGACCTGGGGCTTGCTCCGAGCCAGCTGGCGGCTCGCAAGGCGCGCGTTGTGTCCGAGGGGAGCCAGCAGCTTTTCCGCCTGAACCCGAGCAGCGGAGTGCTGACGGCCAAGGAGACACTGGACCGAGAGGAGATCTGTCCGCAGAGCGAGACCTGCACGCTCTTCTTTAAGGTGCTCCTTGACAACCCGTTGCAGCTGATCCGAGgtgaggtggaagttgttgaTGTGAATGACAACTCCCCCGTGTTCCCGGAGAAGGAAATTGGTTTAGAGATTCTCGAAACGACACCTCCTGGGTTCAGATTCATTCTGGAAAGTGCAATGGATAAGGACGTGGGCACCAATGGTTTGCAGAACTACAGCCTCGAGTCCAATTCGTATTTCTCTCTCGATCTACGGACAGGGAAAGATGGAATGAAATACCCAGAGCTCGTCTTAGATCGGCATCTGGACCGTGAAGAGCAGCCGAAGATGAATTTACTCCTCACAGCCACCGACGGGGGCTTCCCACCCAGGTCAGGGACTACTCTGATAGGTATAGTGGTGCTGGATGCCAATGATAACATGCCAGTCTTTAGCCGGGAGGTCTACGAAGTGCGCCTCGCTGAGAACAGCCCCCCGGGGCAGCTGGTGGTCAGAGTCGCAGCCACCGATCCCGATGAAGGCTCATTTGGGAAGGTGCAGTACACCTTCAGCCGGACATTGGAGGGGTCTCAACATGTGTTTGAGCTTAACTCCGACACGGGGGAGATTCGGGTGACAGGAAAACTGGACTATGAGGAAATGAAAAAACACGAGATGGTTGTAAAAGCCACCGACGGAGGAGGGTTGTTCACGCAGTGCAAAGTGCAGGTGGAGGTCGTGGACGTCAACGACAACGCCCCGGAGATACAGCTGACCTCACACACTGCCTCCATTCCCGAGGACGCTCCGCCACGCACCGTCGTGGCACTCTTCAGCGTACGCGATTTGGATGTCGGCGACAACGGCAGAACAGAGTGCACCATAGAGGGGGATTTCCCTTTCAGTCTCACCCCCACTTTCGACAATTACTACGAGCTGAGAACCAGCGCGGCGCTGGACAGGGAGACGACGGCAGAGTACAACCTCAGCATCCGAGCGACGGACTGGGGCCAGCCGCGCCTGAGCGCCCTTGAAAGCCTGTGGGTGCAGGTGGGGGACGTGAACGACAACGCCCCCGCCTTCAGCCAGGAGCTGTACAGCCTGTGGGTGACGGAGAACAACAGGCCGATGGTGCGCATCGGGCGCGTGCAGGCGAGCGACGCGGACGCGGGCAGCAACGCGCGCGTGCAGTACGCGCTGGTGCGCGGGGAGGGCGCGGAGCAGCCCGCGCTGTCGGTGAACGCGGAGAGCGGCGAGGTGTACGTGGTGCGGGCGCTGGACTACGAGCGGCTGCGCGCCTTGGAGGTGCGGGTGCGCGCCACGGACGGCGGCTGGCCGGCGCTGAGCGCGCAGGCGGTGCTGCGCGTGCTGGTGCGCGACGAGAACGACAACGCGCCGGTGGTGCTGCACCCGGGCGGCGAGAGCGGCGCGGGCGCGGGCGAGCTGGTGCCGCGCTGGGCGCCGGCGGGCTACCTGGTGGCCAAGGTGGTGGCGGTGGACGCGGACGCGGGCCAGAACGCCTGGCTGTCGTACGAGCTGGCCAAGGCCACGGAGCCGGGGCTCTTCCGCCTCGGGCCGCACAGCGGCGAGCTGCGCACGGCCAGGGCCGTGGCCGAGCGCGACGCGCCCCGACACAGCCTCGTCGTGCTCGTGCGAGACCGCGGCCAGCCGCCGCGCTCGGCCAGCGCCACCCTCGCCGTCGCCCTGCTCCGCGACTTCTCCGACGCCCACGCAAGCCTCGCCCACGACCCGCCGCCCCACGAGCCCGACCACACGCTCACGCTCTACCTCATCGCCTGCCTGGCCTGCGTCTCCGCGCTCTGCCTGGCCACCGGCCTGGCCGCGCTGCTCACGAAGCTGCGGCGGGACCGGCGCAAGCGCGCCGAGCCCTTGCCCACCTTCCCCACGGCTGTGCCCGACAGCGACGCGGGCTCCCTTCCCCGCAGCCTGGTGTACGACGTCTGCTTGGCCACCGGCACCCTGAGCAGCGACTTTCGCTTCCTCGGCCCCTTCTTGCCCTGCTTCCCTGCCGAGGTGCCTCCAGGCGCGGCCCCACAACGGATCTCGGTGTGCTCGCAAGATCCGACCAACGTCATGGAAGGAGGCAACTGCGCTTCACAG gATCCCCTCTCCAAAGACATGGGTCTAGGATCTTTGGAAGCAGCTTGTTCTGCAAACAAGGGGGTGGACCTACAG